A section of the Pseudomonas prosekii genome encodes:
- the tauA gene encoding taurine ABC transporter substrate-binding protein, producing the protein MKLHFPLRLLAAASLAAASFFAQAADVTVAYQTTVDPAKVAQADGAYEKATNAKIDWRKFDNGADIIAAIASGDVQIGYLGSSPLTAAITRKVPVETFLIATQIGAAEALVARDGSGINSPQDLIGKKIAVPFVSTGHYSLLATLKHWNIDPSKVTVLNLAPPAIIAAWKRGDIDATYVWDPALGVAKENGKVLITSGELAKFGAPTFDAWIVRKDFAEKHPEIVTAFAKVTLDAYADYRKDPKAWLANQSNVDKLVKLSGAKASDIPLLLQGNVYPLAADQVTTLGAPTTKAITDTAVFLKEQGKVEAVLPDYAPYVSAKFITN; encoded by the coding sequence ATGAAACTGCATTTTCCCCTTCGCCTCCTGGCGGCCGCGTCGCTGGCGGCGGCGAGCTTCTTTGCGCAAGCGGCTGACGTCACCGTCGCCTACCAGACCACCGTTGACCCAGCCAAAGTCGCCCAGGCCGACGGCGCTTACGAAAAAGCCACCAACGCCAAAATCGACTGGCGCAAATTCGACAACGGCGCTGACATCATCGCCGCCATCGCTTCCGGCGATGTGCAGATCGGCTACCTCGGCTCGAGCCCGCTGACCGCTGCGATCACCCGCAAAGTCCCGGTCGAAACTTTCCTCATCGCCACGCAGATCGGCGCCGCCGAAGCGCTGGTCGCGCGTGACGGATCCGGGATCAACTCGCCGCAAGACCTGATCGGCAAGAAAATCGCCGTGCCGTTCGTTTCCACCGGCCACTACAGCCTGCTCGCCACGTTGAAACACTGGAACATCGACCCGTCGAAAGTCACTGTGCTCAACCTCGCGCCACCGGCGATCATCGCTGCGTGGAAACGCGGCGACATCGACGCCACGTACGTCTGGGATCCGGCGCTCGGCGTGGCCAAGGAAAACGGCAAAGTGCTGATCACTTCCGGCGAACTGGCCAAGTTCGGCGCGCCGACTTTCGATGCCTGGATCGTGCGTAAAGACTTCGCCGAGAAGCACCCGGAAATCGTCACCGCATTCGCCAAAGTCACCCTCGACGCCTACGCCGATTACCGCAAAGACCCGAAAGCCTGGCTCGCCAACCAGAGCAATGTCGACAAACTGGTGAAGCTCTCCGGCGCCAAGGCCAGCGACATTCCATTGCTGCTGCAAGGCAACGTCTACCCGCTCGCGGCTGATCAAGTCACCACCCTCGGCGCGCCGACCACCAAAGCCATCACCGACACCGCGGTGTTCCTCAAGGAACAAGGCAAAGTCGAGGCTGTGCTGCCGGACTACGCCCCGTACGTCAGCGCCAAATTCATCACCAACTGA